From one Flavobacteriales bacterium genomic stretch:
- a CDS encoding S9 family peptidase, whose amino-acid sequence MKRIALIALAVAPIVALAQQAFTYNDLLMIDRLSGLAVDPAGTKALFNVRATDMEKNKGVSTLWMKDLVDPAKPEVKLPVSEGGAHGVQWLADGSGFFFLSARSGSNQVWRADATGTHAVQVTTLPLDVEDYRVSPTGKDVVVALAVFPECKGFEITCSQKIRETREAAKASGMVHDKLFLRHWDTWKDGTRNHLFYVDLNKPESVPVALTDGLDGDVPSKPFGGNEDFCFSADGRTVYFSMRIAGKREPWSTNFDIFSVPVTGGEARCITTENPAWDAAPVASPDGKTLAYKAMKRPGYEADRFEIRLQDINTGKIRTLAPDWDRSVADMKWSRDGGSLLVTADDLGKHRLFRIDIKSGQVLPLSRDGHLDAFAETPKGIVFLKSGLSGPAQLYAAKPKTPYIDADAMPLTSFNAGLKEKSFGAYEQFSFAGWNNETVHGYVLKPANYEEGRKYPVAFLVHGGPQGSFGDAWSYRWNPQTYAGAGYAVVMIDFHGSTGYGQAFTDAINQHWGDRALEDLQKGWAFALSKYAFLDGARAAALGASYGGFMMNWIAGNWPDAFKCLVSHCGIFDTRSMGYSTEELWFTDWENGGSVFSKPENYESFNPMLHVAQWRAPMLVIHGDKDFRVPLTQGIGTFTACQSKGIESKYLRFPDENHWVLKPQNSKQWHETVFGWLGQHVGPGQ is encoded by the coding sequence ATGAAACGCATCGCCCTCATCGCACTGGCCGTGGCACCCATTGTTGCCCTTGCCCAGCAGGCCTTCACCTACAATGATCTCCTGATGATCGACCGCCTCAGCGGCCTCGCTGTAGATCCCGCAGGCACCAAGGCCCTCTTCAATGTGCGCGCTACGGACATGGAGAAGAACAAAGGCGTGAGCACGCTATGGATGAAGGACCTCGTTGATCCCGCTAAGCCCGAAGTGAAATTGCCCGTGAGTGAGGGCGGCGCCCATGGCGTGCAGTGGCTCGCCGATGGCTCTGGCTTCTTCTTCCTCAGCGCGCGCAGCGGCAGCAATCAGGTCTGGCGGGCCGATGCCACTGGCACCCATGCCGTGCAAGTGACCACGCTCCCGCTTGACGTGGAGGACTATCGCGTTTCGCCCACGGGCAAGGACGTGGTCGTGGCCTTGGCGGTTTTCCCGGAATGCAAGGGATTCGAGATCACCTGCTCACAGAAGATCCGGGAGACGCGTGAAGCAGCGAAAGCCAGCGGCATGGTGCATGACAAGCTCTTCCTGCGGCATTGGGACACGTGGAAGGATGGCACGCGCAACCACCTCTTCTATGTCGACCTGAACAAGCCGGAATCGGTGCCGGTCGCCCTCACCGATGGCCTCGACGGCGATGTGCCCTCCAAGCCCTTCGGCGGAAACGAGGATTTCTGCTTCAGCGCCGATGGCCGCACGGTCTACTTCAGCATGCGCATCGCAGGCAAGCGTGAGCCGTGGAGCACCAACTTCGACATCTTCAGTGTGCCTGTGACCGGTGGTGAGGCGCGCTGCATCACCACGGAGAATCCGGCTTGGGATGCGGCACCGGTGGCCTCACCCGATGGGAAGACCCTTGCCTACAAGGCCATGAAGCGCCCCGGCTACGAGGCCGACCGCTTCGAGATCCGCCTGCAGGATATCAATACGGGCAAGATCAGGACACTTGCCCCCGATTGGGACCGCAGCGTGGCCGATATGAAGTGGAGCCGCGATGGCGGCAGCCTGCTCGTGACCGCCGATGACCTGGGCAAGCACCGCCTCTTCCGCATCGACATCAAGAGCGGCCAGGTGCTGCCCTTGAGCCGCGATGGCCACCTCGATGCCTTCGCTGAAACGCCCAAGGGCATCGTCTTCCTCAAGAGCGGCCTCAGTGGTCCAGCGCAGCTCTACGCCGCCAAGCCCAAGACGCCCTACATCGATGCCGATGCCATGCCGCTCACCAGCTTCAACGCGGGCCTGAAGGAGAAATCCTTCGGCGCTTACGAGCAATTCAGCTTCGCTGGATGGAACAATGAGACGGTGCACGGGTATGTTCTGAAGCCGGCCAACTACGAGGAAGGCCGGAAATACCCGGTGGCCTTCCTGGTCCACGGCGGGCCGCAGGGCAGCTTCGGCGACGCCTGGAGCTACCGCTGGAACCCGCAGACCTACGCCGGCGCCGGCTACGCGGTGGTGATGATCGATTTCCACGGCAGCACCGGCTATGGCCAGGCCTTCACCGATGCGATCAATCAGCATTGGGGCGATCGTGCCTTGGAGGACCTGCAGAAAGGCTGGGCCTTCGCGCTTAGCAAGTACGCCTTCCTCGACGGCGCGCGCGCAGCGGCCTTGGGCGCATCGTATGGCGGCTTCATGATGAATTGGATCGCCGGGAATTGGCCCGATGCATTCAAGTGCCTGGTCTCGCATTGCGGCATCTTCGACACGCGTTCCATGGGCTACAGCACCGAGGAGCTCTGGTTCACCGATTGGGAGAATGGAGGCAGCGTGTTCTCGAAGCCGGAGAACTACGAGTCCTTCAACCCCATGCTGCACGTGGCGCAATGGCGCGCGCCCATGCTGGTGATCCACGGCGATAAGGACTTCCGCGTGCCGCTCACCCAGGGCATCGGCACCTTCACTGCGTGCCAGAGCAAGGGCATCGAGTCGAAGTACCTGCGCTTCCCGGATGAGAACCATTGGGTGCTCAAGCCGCAGAACTCCAAGCAGTGGCATGAGACCGTTTTCGGGTGGCTGGGGCAGCACGTCGGGCCGGGGCAATGA
- a CDS encoding formate dehydrogenase has translation MSKNISSLSGRDGKELEDPLWERLQQAASNTGTPEDRALTQIADDFLIGEAITYGTSSFYDFLKKENQGKKAYVCNGSACLVAGTQGKVHDELAKRFKPEEIGHMCCLGRCHENSAFNVGGLNYSGDAIDRLAEVVDAGLGIERLKVGGASSFPNMDDYHVGTSMAAPILTAPMPPLPEFYAVWEHVLKSDSVDVLNEIKTATIRGRGGAGFPMGFKLEACRNAQDLTGNGTPRKYIVCNADEGDPAAYSDRYLLEQRPHRVLLGMMIAGYCVGADTGVLYIRAEYPEAVEIVKQAVRDLEANGWIGNDIKGSGFNWRFKVIKAAGAYVCGEETALLNSIEGKRGEVRTRPPYPAQQGLFNRPTVVNNVETLACVPWVIANGGAAFAKLGSEKSNGSKLVCLDSGFKRPGIYEVECGTPLAKVIDELGGGFARPTKALHIGGPLGGIVPLQKINALGIDFESFQKEGFLLGHASILSIPQDYPMVDYLEHLFEFTALESCGKCFPCRIGSTRGKELLAGAKAGRKIDRALFNDLVETMEIGSLCALGGGLPLGVKNALQYFRAELDGYFA, from the coding sequence ATGTCGAAGAACATCTCGTCACTCTCCGGCCGTGATGGCAAGGAGCTCGAGGATCCCCTCTGGGAGCGCCTTCAGCAAGCGGCTTCCAATACCGGCACGCCCGAGGACCGCGCCCTTACGCAGATCGCCGACGACTTCCTCATCGGCGAGGCCATCACCTATGGCACCAGCTCGTTCTACGATTTCCTGAAGAAGGAGAACCAGGGCAAGAAGGCCTACGTGTGCAACGGCAGCGCCTGCTTGGTGGCGGGCACGCAGGGGAAGGTGCACGATGAGTTGGCGAAGCGCTTCAAGCCGGAAGAGATCGGCCACATGTGCTGCCTGGGACGCTGCCATGAGAACAGCGCGTTCAATGTGGGTGGGCTCAATTACAGCGGGGATGCGATCGATCGGCTGGCGGAAGTGGTTGATGCTGGGTTGGGGATTGAGAGGTTGAAGGTTGGCGGCGCATCCTCCTTTCCCAACATGGACGACTACCACGTGGGCACAAGCATGGCCGCGCCGATCCTCACGGCGCCGATGCCACCGCTGCCTGAGTTCTACGCTGTGTGGGAACACGTGCTGAAGAGCGACTCGGTAGATGTATTGAACGAGATCAAGACGGCCACGATCCGCGGGCGCGGCGGGGCCGGCTTCCCCATGGGCTTCAAATTGGAGGCCTGCCGCAACGCGCAGGACCTAACCGGCAACGGCACGCCGCGCAAGTACATCGTGTGCAACGCCGACGAGGGCGATCCCGCCGCGTACAGTGATCGTTATCTGCTCGAGCAGCGCCCGCACCGCGTGCTGCTGGGCATGATGATCGCCGGCTATTGCGTGGGCGCCGACACGGGCGTGCTCTACATCCGCGCCGAGTACCCCGAAGCGGTGGAGATCGTGAAGCAGGCCGTGCGCGACCTGGAGGCGAACGGCTGGATCGGCAATGACATCAAGGGCAGCGGCTTCAACTGGCGCTTCAAGGTGATCAAGGCCGCAGGCGCCTACGTGTGCGGCGAAGAGACGGCGCTGCTCAACAGCATTGAGGGCAAGCGCGGTGAGGTGCGCACGCGTCCACCGTATCCAGCGCAGCAAGGGCTCTTCAACCGTCCCACCGTGGTGAACAATGTGGAGACCCTGGCCTGTGTTCCCTGGGTGATCGCGAATGGCGGCGCAGCCTTCGCCAAGCTGGGCAGCGAGAAGAGCAACGGCAGCAAGCTGGTTTGCCTCGACAGCGGCTTCAAGCGCCCTGGCATCTACGAGGTGGAATGCGGAACCCCTCTTGCGAAGGTGATCGACGAGCTCGGTGGCGGCTTCGCGCGGCCCACGAAGGCCCTGCACATCGGCGGCCCGCTCGGCGGCATCGTGCCGCTGCAGAAGATCAACGCGCTCGGCATCGACTTCGAGAGCTTCCAGAAAGAGGGTTTCCTCTTGGGCCATGCCAGCATCCTGAGCATCCCGCAGGATTATCCGATGGTGGACTACCTGGAGCACCTCTTCGAGTTCACCGCGCTGGAGAGTTGCGGCAAATGCTTCCCGTGCCGCATCGGCAGCACGCGCGGCAAGGAGCTGCTCGCAGGCGCGAAGGCGGGCCGAAAGATCGACCGCGCGCTCTTCAACGACCTGGTGGAGACCATGGAGATCGGCTCCCTGTGCGCGCTGGGCGGAGGTCTGCCGCTGGGTGTGAAGAACGCGCTGCAGTACTTCCGCGCGGAGCTCGACGGCTACTTCGCGTGA
- a CDS encoding DUF2809 domain-containing protein — protein MSPALRFSNRHAAIAAALLAVELMIAFQVEQPFIRFHLGDLLVVMLMHFTLRALFDWPAKLAALSVLLFAFAIEGTQAASLIHLLGLSDATWARLLMGDTFQWADLLMYLLGSGLALWIDDRISLTHSTAP, from the coding sequence GTGAGTCCGGCTCTCCGTTTCAGCAACCGGCATGCGGCCATCGCTGCGGCCCTGTTGGCGGTCGAGCTCATGATCGCCTTCCAGGTTGAACAGCCCTTCATCCGCTTCCACCTCGGCGACTTGCTCGTGGTGATGCTGATGCACTTCACCTTGCGCGCGCTATTCGATTGGCCGGCGAAGCTTGCGGCTCTCAGCGTGCTGCTGTTCGCCTTTGCGATCGAAGGCACCCAAGCAGCCAGCCTCATTCATCTCCTCGGCCTCTCCGATGCCACTTGGGCGAGGCTCTTGATGGGCGACACCTTCCAGTGGGCCGACCTGTTGATGTACCTCCTTGGTTCCGGGCTGGCCTTGTGGATCGACGACCGCATATCGCTCACGCACAGCACGGCCCCTTGA
- a CDS encoding CTP synthase, whose translation MTGSTKYIFVTGGVTSSLGKGIISASLAKLLQARGFTVTIQKLDPYINVDPGTLNPYEHGECFVTEDGAETDLDLGHYERFLDVPTSQANNVTTGRIYQNVISKERRGEYLGKTVQVIPHITDEIKAHIQALGRKGIYDFVITEVGGTVGDIESLPYIESIRQLKWAKGKDCLTIHLTLLPFLGTTGELKTKPTQHSVKELLSLGVQPDVLVCRTEHPMQKGMKEKIALFCNVDAEAVIESRDAETIYDVPLMMQQERLDEVVLRKLGVTTFPDADLEAWKDFLRRYKEPKGEVHIGLVGKYVELKDAYKSIKEALEHAGAANELKVHIKWVHSEKLTPKNVAKHLGGLAGVLVAPGFGHRGIEGKIEAIKYARENKVPFLGICLGMQCAVIEFGRNVLGYTDANSTEMNADTTHPVIAMMEEQKQIADKGGTMRLGAYPCKLEDDSLAKQVYRKRDISERHRHRYEFNNAYLKAYEKAGMAASGINPQGKLVEIVEIKGHPWFIGVQFHPEYRSTVAKPHPLFIAFVKAAMGMGVKEVAKAEA comes from the coding sequence ATGACGGGCTCCACCAAATACATCTTCGTTACCGGAGGGGTCACCTCCAGCCTCGGCAAAGGCATCATCTCGGCCTCCTTGGCCAAATTGCTGCAGGCGCGCGGCTTCACGGTCACCATCCAGAAGCTCGACCCCTACATCAATGTGGATCCGGGCACGCTCAATCCGTACGAGCACGGCGAGTGCTTCGTGACCGAGGATGGCGCTGAGACCGACCTCGATCTGGGCCATTATGAGCGCTTCCTCGATGTCCCCACCAGCCAGGCGAACAACGTCACCACCGGCCGCATCTACCAGAACGTCATCAGCAAGGAACGGCGCGGCGAATACCTCGGAAAGACCGTGCAGGTGATCCCGCACATCACCGACGAGATCAAGGCGCACATACAGGCCTTAGGCCGCAAAGGCATCTACGACTTCGTGATCACCGAGGTGGGCGGCACCGTGGGCGACATCGAGAGCCTGCCGTACATCGAATCTATACGCCAGCTCAAATGGGCCAAGGGCAAGGACTGCCTCACCATTCACCTGACCCTCTTGCCGTTCTTGGGCACCACCGGCGAACTGAAGACCAAGCCCACGCAGCACAGCGTGAAGGAGCTGCTCAGCCTAGGCGTGCAGCCCGACGTCCTCGTGTGCCGCACGGAGCATCCTATGCAGAAGGGCATGAAGGAGAAGATCGCCCTCTTCTGCAACGTGGACGCTGAGGCAGTGATCGAGAGCCGAGATGCCGAGACGATCTACGACGTGCCGCTGATGATGCAGCAGGAGCGGCTCGATGAAGTGGTGCTGAGGAAACTCGGCGTGACCACCTTTCCGGATGCCGACCTGGAGGCCTGGAAGGACTTCCTGCGCCGCTACAAGGAGCCAAAGGGCGAAGTGCATATCGGCCTCGTGGGCAAGTACGTGGAGCTGAAGGATGCCTATAAGAGCATCAAGGAAGCCTTGGAGCACGCTGGTGCGGCCAATGAGCTCAAGGTCCATATCAAGTGGGTGCACAGCGAGAAGCTCACCCCGAAGAACGTCGCCAAGCACCTCGGCGGGTTGGCCGGGGTACTCGTGGCGCCGGGCTTCGGGCATCGTGGCATCGAGGGGAAGATCGAGGCGATCAAATACGCACGGGAGAACAAGGTGCCCTTCCTCGGCATCTGCTTGGGCATGCAGTGCGCGGTGATCGAGTTCGGCCGAAACGTGCTCGGCTACACCGATGCCAACAGCACGGAGATGAACGCCGACACCACGCATCCGGTGATCGCGATGATGGAGGAGCAGAAGCAGATAGCGGACAAGGGCGGCACCATGCGTCTGGGCGCCTACCCGTGCAAACTGGAGGATGATAGCCTGGCGAAGCAGGTCTACCGAAAGCGCGACATCAGCGAACGGCATCGCCACCGCTACGAATTCAACAATGCTTACCTGAAGGCCTACGAGAAAGCCGGCATGGCGGCATCAGGCATCAACCCGCAGGGCAAGCTCGTGGAGATCGTGGAGATCAAGGGCCACCCCTGGTTCATCGGCGTGCAGTTCCATCCGGAGTACCGCAGCACCGTGGCCAAGCCGCACCCTTTGTTCATCGCCTTCGTGAAGGCGGCGATGGGCATGGGCGTGAAGGAAGTGGCAAAGGCAGAGGCGTAG